From Arachis hypogaea cultivar Tifrunner chromosome 3, arahy.Tifrunner.gnm2.J5K5, whole genome shotgun sequence:
AATCAACTTAACTATATATATTTAACAATTCAATGCACGCATGAGCTTAATTATACTTTAACCCTGTTTATCCTTTTCATTACATTCTTGACTATAGTAACCGACATTCCTTGTCTTTGCTAATAGTTAGTATAAAGACGTGAAACCAAACAAAAAGGTATGTAGCATAGAGCTAGTATGCTAAATCAAGTTACTAGATAGCGTATTAGTGCATTTGGCCTAATCTCTTGGTTGTCTTGTTTAATGTGTGTTTCTCATTCTTTTGAGCTGCTGACCCATTTTATTTGGTGGTTTCCTTTTTCTGACTTTTTGGATTACTCTATTGAGTGTTGACTTAATGTATTTTTCTTATTAGAGTAATCCAAAAAGTCAGAAAAAGGAAACCACCAAATAAAATGGGCCAACAGCTCAAAAGAATGAGAAACACACATTAAACAAGACAACCAAGAGATTAGGCCAAATACACTAATATGCTATCTAGTAACTTGATTTAGCATACTAGCTCTATGCTACGTACCTTTTTGTTTGGTTTCACGTCTTTATACTAACTATTAACAAAGACAAGGAATGTCGGTTACTATAGTCAAGAATGTAATGAAAAGGATAAACAGGATTAAAGTATAATTAAGCTCATGCGTGCATTGAATTGTTAAATATATATAGTTAAGTTGATTTAGCTTAatctcaaaaattaattttaaacatATCACCAATTTTTATAAAGCTAACGAAATAACtcgaaaaatatatttaaattaagagATTCTGAGTCAACCATAaaaattagttcaattatatAAGTTGAGGAGAAAAGTTTCCAAAAACTTAAAATCATGATCATTAAATATCTAGGCATATGAAAAAGTTGCTAGAAAGCTAAGAAAGCACATTAAGACCATAAGTGGGAAATGACAAAGCGCAATTACACCTTCGGtcacaaaaatgaaaaatcaaaattcCCAGCCCGTACTACCAGCATTTGTCCTCTACTCTTCAGCCATGACCAAATAAAAAGGTATTAGTGTAAAGAAGAAATTCTGTGAACAAAGCAGTTTGATATTTGGCATGCTGCAATAGTTTATCATATAGCTCAAATTAACATGGTTCACAAAAACAAAACAATCAAGCAGAAGAAGAAGACCCAAGCAGGAGACATTTGACATAATGTTCACAAAATGAACACTTAAGCTAGTTATATATCTTTCAAGTGCtagatatatagatatagatagacTCCTATATAACTCACTCACACTAGCTACCATATGACCAAAATATTAATGTGCATGCACCGTGATGATGGTCATAGCAAGTCATGGCCATAAAGTTTATTTTTGTACATGAAAGCCTTATGTCTCAGGTTTGTGACTATCATTTGTAAAGCTCCAGTTATGAGTAACAATTATTGTGATACAATGATACTGGAATCATGAACTATGTAAAACCAATTGAGAATGTAGAAGACTACACATAATTTTTTGAGGAACCACACCAAAGGGTCCACATCTTAGCAATTTTACTTCTTGATTGGTTCTGATTTTTAGAGGAACCACACCGAAGGGTGAAGGGTCTAAGCTTCCTTCAATTTTCTAATAATCAaccacaaaaaatataataacaaaaacaattaaattaACACAATAATAACAAAGTAAAGATCAGCAAAACCAACTAGGGAGAGCAATGAGTAATAAGTCAATAGCAACATAGCAAAAGGGTTAATAACATCTAACACAACAGCAATTAAGTGATTAACAAGTTAacaaattgcaaaaaaaaaaaacacagcaaCCATGGCAATTGGCAAGAACACAGCCAGCAAGAACAACTAGGCAATAGCAAAAAATTTAGTAAACCAGAACAACAACAATTccactaactttttttttatttgatacatCAACACTCATCATTCACAAAAACCTAAGAACCGAAAGTGAGGGTGGGAAGACCCCAGAGCAGTTCAGCATacaacatacacacacacacagccAAAATCAGAGGACCAAACACAACAAAGACATCATCTCTAACACCCCCACCCTTGTGCTATCAAATCTAAgcaacacaacacaacacaacgTCAGCACAAAATACATAcatttaacaaaacaacaattctactacaacaataataacaataatggggATCGTTAGTCAATGAAGatgcttcatttttttcttttggtttcttTTCCCTTAAGTCAACACTATATCATTTTTTCTAGTTTcacttctaaaataaatttattgacGAACATTGGCTAAAATAGAATCTTGAGATCAAATATCAAATTGGGTTATACTTTATTGCAGAATTATGTTCAATCATCGCTGTTACTGAcacaatggtaaaataataaactgGCAGAAGTTAAATGGCTTTTCACTAACCATGTACCAACCTgcattattctaataaaattgatTCTAGTGATTAATTACACTACAGAAACAGAACATGCACCTTAAAACTGACCTTTGAACATTACTAGCTGCTAAGTGCTAATGCAAAAAGTGAGATTGTTGATACTGGTAGCCAAAACCAACTGGAAATTAAAAGAACTGCACAAGGGAggaagaaaattgattatgacaATAAAGTGAAGAGAAGTCAATCACCTAAAAATCAGAAGACTAGCAAGAATGGAGGATATCCTGGTAACCACCAAGAAGACTAGCAAGCAGACAAGTGACCACACGAGAAGTCAATCACCTAAAAATCAGAACCAATCGTCAATCAGAAGCTAAAACCCCAAAATTGGAACCCAAAACCCCCCAAATTTCACATAACCAATTGAAAATCGAAACATACCTTCTCTGACTCAATTAGCCATTGTagttcatcatcaccatcatagcCATACACATCTTCAACACTGAAAAGAGAGAGCGAGTGAGAACAAGTGAGAAAGAGAGGATAGAGACTGAGACAAAGAATGATGACCTGGTGAGCGCACGAGACGATGGTGAGTGGCAACGATGAGAGTAGACgaaggtgaggaagaagatgaagtggGGTGAAAACGAAAgagaacaaggaagaagtggcGTGAGAATGAAGGAGAACAAAGGCAGTTTGGCGTGAAAACGAAAAATTCATTAAGGTGAAACTTTTTGTTCTTGGCATGTATAATGAAGTTCATTGAACTAATTGGTTTAAATAGACATGTCCTTTGACTGAATTCAATTGCATTGTTTTGGTTGCATAATGGCAAGATTACCAGTAATCACTGCAGGAGCAGGACCCGTCCTTGAAATGATGAAACCTAGTGGTATCCCTAACAATGATTTCTCTTCCTTCTATAGCTAATATGTACTTTATTGCAGTGTGGCAATCTCCACAAACTCTCAAGTTCTTGAATACCCTGATTAGAACACCTAATGGTACCTTTAGAAGTCCAAATGCAATTGCCAATTTCTCACTGTGCCATAGAAGTAGCTGTTCTTTCAGCTCCTCTTCCACATCATGCAATGCAAACTCAAGATCCGGAATATAGCCAgccatcttcattttcttctccaattcattttgttttttatgtATAGAAACCAATTCTGGGTGCAATCGGTCGCTTGACCGAAACTCATGCACCACACTCTTTATCTCAATCCAACTATATCCAGGTGTCTTCACTACATTATTGTCTTTCATCGATCTCCAAATCCTAGCAACATGCTCCCATCTATTTTGTGCTGCATAAATATTGGCCAATTGAACATATCCAGTTGCACTACTAGGATCAAGCGCAAGTAGATTCTTGGCAACAAACTCAGCCAGATCTAGGTTCTTATGGATCCTACAAGCTCCCAAAAGCGTTCCAAAGATGGCAGGATGTGGCTTAAACGGCATactttttatcaagtcttttgcCTCAGATAACCTTCCACTTCGACCGAGAAGGTCAACCATGCAAGCATAGTGTTCTGGCCTAGCTTCAATTCCATAATCCCTTATCATAGCATCAAAATATTGGACCCCAAGATCTACAAATCCTGCATGGTTACAAGCTAAAAATACTGCTACAAAAGTAATCCAATCTGGCTTCATGCCATCATTTTTCATTGCATCAAATAACTCCAGAGCTTTTTCACTAGCTCCATGTTGTGCATAACCAGAAATCATTGCATTCCATGATACAAGGTCTTTCCGTTGGATCTGCACAAACAATTTCGACGCGTCCTTCAGCTCCCCGCATTTGGAATACATGCTAACCAATGAAGTTCCGGCTGTGGTGTCACTACTCAATGGAGATTTACAAACTAACTGATGAACTTGTCTACCAAGTTGCAATGCTGATAGGTTACTACAACCCAACAACACACTAGTCAAGCTCACAGCATTAGGCTTGGCCCCAGTCTCTAACATTGTCTTCAAAAGCTTCAACCCATCTTCTGCCCTGCTATTATCAACATACCCAGCTATCATAGCATTCCATGTCACCAAAGTCTTCTGAGACATTTCTTGGAACAATTTCTCGGCAGACTCAACTCTGCCAAATTTCATGTACCCAGTGATCATGGCAGTCCAGGTAATCACACTCTTCACAGTTGCAGCATAAAAGCATTCCACTGCAGAATCCAAGTCTCCACAAGCCACATACCCCGACACCATCGCACTCCATGAGACAGTATTTTTCTCTGGCATTGCCAAGAACATCATGCGCGCCTCGCCCATCAATCCAATCTGAGCATAACCTGAGATCATCGTGTTCCACGACGTCGTATCCTTCACAGGCATTACATCAAAGTAAGCACGGGCTCTGtggatgccaaaattgttcaaatAACACGCCAGCATGATATTATAAGACACACTATTCGGTTCAGGAATTTTATCAAAAACTTGGCGTACAACTTCAAAATTCCCAAGATTCTTGGCGTAGCCAGCAAGGATAGAGTTCCAAGTAACGGTGCTCTTCactgtcattttatcaaacacttggagagcaGAATCCAtgtcacccaatcgaaggtaatTGGCGATGAGCTTGTTGGAGGCAACGACATTGTTGAACATGCTCTGGTTGAACTGTGATGGGAGTGGGGTTACTAACATGGTGGAGCCACAACCGAGGCCGGAGGAGGAGGACACGTGGCGTTTACTCAGCGTTAAAACAAAGTTCCTAACAAGCCCTGAATAATACATGAATCGATGGCTTTGTCCTTAGGGGGCCTTGATTCTTAGTTGTTTCTTTGTGTTCAAGAGCTTATGCAGCTGTAGTGGCGGGAAGATAAACTGGTGTGAGTGCTTAGTTATTTGTTTGGTTATTTTAAAAGACTTCAACTAGGAGCTAATTTTCTTTTAGccaatagttatttttttttttaaattttaaagagaaaatataagAAGCCAACTTTTAATGTTAGTTATTTTCATTCTCTATATTTTCATTCGAACCAATATTCACACCACAAAAACAACCATTCAGTCCTAAAAGTTCATTTAATCCCTTTTCATCTTGCATCCAATTCACAAAACACATACACGGAACAATACCATCAAACATTCCGCCATAAGTCAAACCACATACTAAACTAATCAAAGTATCAAACACCCAAACCATAAACATTTTCAAACTCATTCACTCACTCTAAAATCTACCACATAAATagtattgtaattttctttttctgaaagagaactaaaaagaaataCCACTGCTACACCGCCGGTCCTCTCTTCCATCTCTGAGGATGAATCCTACCGGTGATCTTTCCGGCGTCACCATCTTGTTGCCGAGCTGCTACGTCTTCACTGACAGCAGCAACACTATCACCGCCGAGCCTTTCTTTTCCTCTCTGTTCTCTAGACCGGCGTGGCCTCTTCTTCGTCTTTTCTCTCTTCGCGATCTCTCTCCTTCGCCGGTGGGGGCTCACTTCTTCACCTgtagcttttcttctttcttccctctGTTTTCAAAGCCACTCCCCCTCCGTTCTGAGTTCTGACTCCCACGCCCCCTGTTATTGTGTATTACACTATTATGTTGTAAAATAGATAAGAAAGaggtaataaaataaagtataaataaaagacactattattagtatttatcaatattattatactattataatatattaatattatattagtagtatgtgaagagaaaaaaataaaagtgttttattgtagtgaaaaagagagagggaaagtattttcttttgttattgccAAGGTTCAGAGAACCGGACCGGTTatcaaaccgctctagtcactggtttactggtttattggtcTAACCGATCCAACCGGTGATTCAACCGGATAAATcgttttaaaatagaataataaataaattataaggtGCTTTATACAGGTAAGCTTATTAGAAATATgcaaaactctaaaaacatgAGAAAGTACCAGTTGAAAGCTTCTAATTACAATTGTTACCAAATATATGTCCTTTATGTAAGGTTAAATTTGAATGGAAAAGCATCTTATGTGCAATACATCATAGAGGTCACATTCAATAATTTTATTGACTTGAAGCtcattaaaaaaacaaataaaaattaaaactcctTGATTTTTTGGCAAccaaatgattgaaaagataagtgAACATAGACCAAATGTGCAGGGGTTGAGCACTAACATTTCAGAAATTAGCAATACTCAACATCTAAAACAGAGAGAACAATTGTACAAAAATAGATATTAACAGTTTATAATTTGTGGGAATTAACTTAATATTCTATagtttctttcttctccttttagtttctttttttcaatggaaagtggaaacaagatttaacaataaaaattcaataataaaaattccATCATTCATTTTAATCAGTTCAAAACAAGATACAATTTAgctaaatttaactaaaaaatttaataaataaattcagtTCAATACAACAGAGAAGACTTAATCATTCAGATAAAAGCTCATGCTTTAGTATCGTTTTAACATAAATTAACAAAGAATTATCAAAGTTTaagcataattttttttcaatacagCATAAAAAAACAATCAAATAGAGTACAGCCAACAGTAGCAGTAGAGTTAATCATTCAACAATAGCATTAACCATGTTCTTAACCTAACACAATGAAAATTATAAGCATGTTCTTAACCACAACACAAGACCATATCTGCCTACAGCATTCATCCATTCAACACAACACAATTTTACCTAGTGCCTACAACATTCAGCCATTCAACACAACACAATTCTGCCTACAATCAGATAACCCCAATCATAAACATCattaccaaattaaataaaaaatcaaccaaaaatcaccttgcaaatcaaaaactcaatctcttgaactcaataattacatcagttatccaactaaataattgcatcacagttatcataaactgatttcaaAGCCTAGAAGCAGTAAGCAAAACCAATCAACAAAGCACTGACTGAGTATTCTGTTCTGATTCTGTGACtgggaagcaacaaattcaagttacagcaacaaattcaacaaatccaAGTAAAGTCCCGATTTACAGCAACATTTAGATTAGCAACAAGGCAAATTTGATTAGCAATTCAGCAACATGCAAAATTACAGGGAGAAGGGAAATCTGAAAAGAGAGAACAGGGAAGCGATGGTGCAGGGACTCACGAACGATCGACGGCGAGTCGGCGACCACCCCACGAGTTGCTTCTGCCGCCGGCAACGAGACAGACGAACCACGAGATGCCAGTGACTGAGACGAGACTCGAGTGAGGCTGGGAGGCAGAATCGAGCAGAGACAACCACGGACGACGAGCAGCAACCAACACGCACAGCTCGAGCACTCACTGGCGGAGGGAGGCGCAAGCAGCCGAGCACAGAGGAGAACGGCGAGATGCGAGCACCCGACGTGGAGGATCCGGCGAGAGGCCCGAGAGCACGAAGAcggaagttcttgagtgcgaTGAACGGCGGCAGCAGTCTCTCACTCCGACAGACGGCGACAACTATTGGTGGAGGCTAGGGTTTGCTTTCTTTGGTGGAGGCTAGGGTTTGATGAAGGAAGGAGTTGGAGAAGGGGGAATGGGGATAACACGCAACTTTTTCCCTTTCAAGGAAGGAAACGAGGTTGTTTTCTGTGAACCGGCCGGGTTTCGGTCCGGTCCGACCTGCCGATAACCAGCCGGTTCAGCAGTTCTTGAGCGGTTTTTAATTTTGCGATTTTACATGCTGGACCGGACTGTTTTTTTTGTCGGTTTTTGGTTGAATCGGTTCGACCGGTCGGttcggtccgattttcagaacattggttaTTGCTGTTGTACTCTCTTTTGTATCAGGTCATGCCTATTTATAGGGGTACAAATGCATTGCtattaatttcattttgttttggaaaaCAATTTCTTCAATATAGGAAAGGTTAGCCGCCCAAACTCATAAATGggcatttaatttgtttttatcatAACACTTCCCCTTGGATGCCCATTTAGGATAatacctcattaaaaccttactaaagaaaaattcaGGGgaaaaaaaaccttagtgaagaaaaaagagtatAATATAATATTCTGAAAACCAGACCGAACCGAACCGGTCGGTTCAATCCGGTTAACCGGAAACTAGTCACCTAGTCGGTCCGGTCCACCTGCAAAACTGCGCTGCAAAAAACCGGCAAAAAAACCGATTGAACCggtggttaaccggtgaaccaGGCAAACCGGCCCGGTTTTTATAGGTGCCGGTTTTTTCCCTGCTAGAAAAACGGCGtcgtttgtttaaaaaaaaaaagggggatgaAGAACGCGTGACTTGCAGGCTGCCACTCCCAAAATTGAAAATCCAAAATCCATAAtctctattctccaaaatcttcgAAGAAGTGAAGACTGAAGAGTGAAGAACCCTCCACTGCCACTCCCAACCATCAGCTCCACTCCCAATCTATTCTCCACTCTCCAAAATTGAAGCAGCTTCTGCATACAACGGATCAGAGGACGCCGTGAAGAACACCCGACGTTCGGCCACCTTCGCGCACCGTCGCCGACGTTCGCGCACCGTCGCCCACGCTCGCGTACCGTCGCGCACCTGGGTTTTTGGGTTTCTCCATTTCTGGCTTCTGGGTTTCTCCGTTTCTGCCTTCTGGGTTTC
This genomic window contains:
- the LOC112789717 gene encoding pentatricopeptide repeat-containing protein At4g16835, mitochondrial isoform X1, whose protein sequence is MYYSGLVRNFVLTLSKRHVSSSSGLGCGSTMLVTPLPSQFNQSMFNNVVASNKLIANYLRLGDMDSALQVFDKMTVKSTVTWNSILAGYAKNLGNFEVVRQVFDKIPEPNSVSYNIMLACYLNNFGIHRARAYFDVMPVKDTTSWNTMISGYAQIGLMGEARMMFLAMPEKNTVSWSAMVSGYVACGDLDSAVECFYAATVKSVITWTAMITGYMKFGRVESAEKLFQEMSQKTLVTWNAMIAGYVDNSRAEDGLKLLKTMLETGAKPNAVSLTSVLLGCSNLSALQLGRQVHQLVCKSPLSSDTTAGTSLVSMYSKCGELKDASKLFVQIQRKDLVSWNAMISGYAQHGASEKALELFDAMKNDGMKPDWITFVAVFLACNHAGFVDLGVQYFDAMIRDYGIEARPEHYACMVDLLGRSGRLSEAKDLIKSMPFKPHPAIFGTLLGACRIHKNLDLAEFVAKNLLALDPSSATGYVQLANIYAAQNRWEHVARIWRSMKDNNVVKTPGYSWIEIKSVVHEFRSSDRLHPELVSIHKKQNELEKKMKMAGYIPDLEFALHDVEEELKEQLLLWHSEKLAIAFGLLKVPLGVLIRVFKNLRVCGDCHTAIKYILAIEGREIIVRDTTRFHHFKDGSCSCSDYCVEDVYGYDGDDELQWLIESEKVIDFSCGHLSAC
- the LOC112789717 gene encoding pentatricopeptide repeat-containing protein At4g16835, mitochondrial isoform X2, giving the protein MYYSGLVRNFVLTLSKRHVSSSSGLGCGSTMLVTPLPSQFNQSMFNNVVASNKLIANYLRLGDMDSALQVFDKMTVKSTVTWNSILAGYAKNLGNFEVVRQVFDKIPEPNSVSYNIMLACYLNNFGIHRARAYFDVMPVKDTTSWNTMISGYAQIGLMGEARMMFLAMPEKNTVSWSAMVSGYVACGDLDSAVECFYAATVKSVITWTAMITGYMKFGRVESAEKLFQEMSQKTLVTWNAMIAGYVDNSRAEDGLKLLKTMLETGAKPNAVSLTSVLLGCSNLSALQLGRQVHQLVCKSPLSSDTTAGTSLVSMYSKCGELKDASKLFVQIQRKDLVSWNAMISGYAQHGASEKALELFDAMKNDGMKPDWITFVAVFLACNHAGFVDLGVQYFDAMIRDYGIEARPEHYACMVDLLGRSGRLSEAKDLIKSMPFKPHPAIFGTLLGACRIHKNLDLAEFVAKNLLALDPSSATGYVQLANIYAAQNRWEHVARIWRSMKDNNVVKTPGYSWIEIKSVVHEFRSSDRLHPELVSIHKKQNELEKKMKMAGYIPDLEFALHDVEEELKEQLLLWHSEKLAIAFGLLKVPLGVLIRVFKNLRVCGDCHTAIKYILAIEGREIIVRDTTRFHHFKDGSCSCSDYW